Within the Sphingobium baderi genome, the region ACTGGCCATATCCGCACCCATGCCAATGCGGGACCCGCCCGATCCATGGATCGACGACCCCGACCACCCGTCCGTCGACTGGGCAGCCGAGGTTCTGAATGGAGACACGCGTCTTGGCTATCTCGAGTGGGCGCTCGCTCGCGCTGACGCAGGCGATAACGGCCAGGCCCTGACTGTACCGCCGCCAGCCTGACCGGCCCACTCCCCGAATTTTCTCCAAGCACAAGGACATTATCATGACCGACGCCATCGCGCCGGGCGCTTCTGCGCGCCTGTATAGCCAGACCGAACATGATGAACGGGGGAACTTCCACTATGAAGGCGACCTCTATCTTGCCGGTGAAGCGCTGCTGCCGCTTGCAGCGCGGATCGAACGCCATCTGGCCGAGTATTTTTCCACAACCACCTTCGCGATCCGCACCGAGAAATTTGCCGGGGGACGCAAGGTCATCGCGGAGATCCTCGATACCCCGACCGACCTGACTGGCCGCGACGCGCAGAATGCCTTCATCGTCGAGATACGCGATCAGATGGAACGGTTCGGATTCACAAGGACGAATCCGCTGCAAGACTTCTGGTCATGCAGTTTCTATTGCGACGTGCGCATAGGCCAGGCCTATTGGGCGGCGCTGGCAAAGCGCCAGGGTAACCGCAATCCGGTCGATACGGTGATATCGTTGGCGGCGTTCAAGAAGCGCGTCAAAGCTGGTGACAGGCTGAAACTGATCGACGCGCCGGCCGGTCATCGCCTGCTTGGAACGAACCGCGAGATCACGAAGGTGCGCTCGGGCGATCTGATCCTCGAAGGACGCTCCTATCTCAGCTTTCCGCGGGCATCGGCTTTTGCCTGTGACGGCCGCCTGATCCGGATCGCCATCGGCTCGGAATATGGTCCGGATGATCACCTGCTCTACGAGTGGACTCGTAAGTCTGTGGCCTGAGCAGAGCCACATCTTCAGGGCATGATCTCTGCAGACCGCCCGCAATCCCGGACAGCCGTAAAGACAAGGGGGTGGCAAAAGACCTCTGAAGCCGGTCCTCCCGCCCGCGCGCTCCCGTCTCCCCCTCATCACCGATCCGGAGGTTCCGATGCATGAGCCCTATCTCAAGGCGATGGCAGCGCTTCTCCGCCGCAGCCAGCCGCGCCACGATCTCTACACCGTTTTCGGTCATTGCATGGAGGCGATGGCGCTCGCCATAGCCAACAGCGTCGATCTGCGTCAGCGCGAGCCGCGCGAAGCGCGCTATCTCGACATTGTCGGCCACTACCGGCCAGATGTGCTCGATCTGTTTCCGCAAGTCCTCGCTGAACTGGTGCAGGCTCTCGAAGCCGGTCCAGGCGACGTACTGGGCGCCCTGTTTCACGACCTCGAGCTTCACAACAAGGCGAGGGGACAATTCTTCACGCCCTATACGCTCAGTCGATTCATGGCTAAGGTGACTATCGGAAATCCGGAAAGCGTAAGATCGATCATCGGCGATCATGGCTTCGTGACCGCCATGGAGCCGGCATGCGGCGCGGGGTCGATGGTCATCGCGCTCGCGGAAGCCATGCGCGATCTCGGGATAAACTATCAGCGCCATCTTCATGTCACTGCGATCGATATCGACCCGCGCGCGATTCATATGGCCTATATCCAGCTCTCGCTGCTGCATGTGCCGGCGCATCTCATGGTCGGAAACTCCCTTTCGGGCGAGACAGCCGAGCATTGGTACACGCCGGCCCATATTCTGGGTGGATGGAACGCCCGGCTCGCCTGTCGACGACGCCATGAGCCCACTGGCGAAACGCATGTGCATCCTGTCGAAGCGCCACCTGCGCCAGTCCCGATGCGCCATACGGTCCCACCGTTTTGCGAGCCCCGCGCCTCGACGCCGGCCATGCCACAGCAACTGACCCTTTTCTGACCATCCAGAATTTCACAATGCAGGAGACTGGCATGTTCCATCATGTCCATATCACCGCACTCAGCCGAACGTCGGCCGGGATGACAGTCATAACGCTGGCCATCTGCGGACCGCGCGGCGGCATGCGCGCCGTCGAAGATATTTCGCTCGAAGAAGCCGAGAAAATGGCGGCGCGGCTTCAGGCTGCCATCACCGCCGCGCGCGCCGGGCTCAACACGGATCCCGCCGACGCCTTCATCCAGGATGTCATCGCGCAGCTCGGCGACCCTGCTCTTGCTCTCGATCCCTCTTTCCGCAGATGGTGCGGCGCAAATCATGGCCTGCTCACCGCTCGCCAGACCGCAGAGCGCTGGTGCCGCTGGCGCGTCGCCTGAGCCCCATGGCGATCGAGATCATGATAGGCCTGCCGCACCTGCGCGAGGGGCCGATATTGAACCGCGCCCGTGCCATGCAGGTGCCGACCCTCATCTCCGCGAACGCGCTGTCGCGCTGGAACCGCAGCAAGGGCTGGCCCGAGTGGCAGGGATGGCGCATGGACTTGCTGAAAAATGCCGACGGATTGTCCAACCTATCATTGGATTCCGCCGGATTCGTGGCTTTGTCCCAATATCGCGGATATCCTTGGGCGACCGAACAATATCTCGATCTCGCAGCAAGCTATCCGTTCCGCTGGTTCGCCAGCATGGACTATTGCGTCGAACCTGAGATCGCGCCCGATCGCGAAGAGGTGCGTGACCGGATTTCGAGAACCATCCGGGTCAATCGCGATTGCTGGCGCGGCGCGCACGACCGCGGCATTGCCCATCGCTTCATGCCCGTAGTGCAGGGCAGGGTTGCGGGCGACTATGAATTTTGCATCGATGCGCTTGGCGACATCATCGATGCCGTGCCTCTGGTCGGGATCGGCTCGATGTGCCGCAGGTCCGTCGGCGGCAGTGACGGCGTGATCGCCATTTTTGAGCATCTCGATCGCATTCTGGGCGAAGGGACAATGGTACATGGCTTCGGCATAAAGGGCACGGCCTTGAGCAAGCTGCGCGGGCTCGAACATCGCATCCAGACAGTCGACAGCCAGGCCTTCGGAATTGCCAGCAGGATCGAGGCGCGCCAGCGCGGCATCTCCAAGACCGATGCCTTCGTTGCCGATCATATGGAAAGATGGGCCCGCCGCCAATATGCGCGGTCCGCCGACGCGCCGACGCCGATACAGGGCGAACTGCCACTTGGCCCCGATGACTGCCCACCGCGCGATCCGTGGGAGAGGGCGATCGCGCAGGCACGCGCCGAAATCCGGGCGCTGATCGAGGAGGGGCAACTCTCGCACAACGAAATTTCTGACGCCTGGGTCGCGCAGTGGGCGGCCGATCTCTTTCAGGCCGAACCGCTTATGTCCTCGGCAAGCCCTCAATGATCCGCCACGGCGAAAGCATGAAACGCATCCTGCCCGATCTATTTGCGGGGGACGAGGTCAGGGCCGAGCGCTACCATCGCGGCTGGGCATTCCAGATGAAATGCGGCCAGCTCGGTCGCCAGCTCTGGTTTGAATATTCTCCGCACGGACTGTGGACCGCCATCGGCACCTGGCGCACCCTGGACACCGGACTCTGGCTTGCCGCCCGCCTCCGCGCCGGAACGCATTTCTGGGATGAAAGCTGCCAGACCGCCCGCCTATATGGTGAAGACGTCTATTCCGCTCTGCGGGACGAGGTGTGACGCGAACAAGCGAAGCTTCGGTCAGCAAAAGCTGAGGCGCGGCCCCGTCATCACTCTTCGCAGCGACGCTATGCGATCAAGCCCCAAGCGCAATGTCCGGAGGAATCGTCCCCTTCCGGCCTACCAGCCTTGCCCCGAAATCATCCTCGAGCGCCACTTTGGCAAGTGCATATTCGACGAGATCGGTTGTCGAGGCGACGCCGCTACGTATCTTGGCGCGATCGATGAGTTGACGCGACACGCGCGCGCTGAGCGAGATGTTTGTGCCTGACAGCAAGCCTGCCGCTTTTGCGGCGGCCACGACCGCTCGATGTCGCTGGGACAGATAATCTTTGTGCTTTACCGGCGTCGGGAACCCCTTCCATTGAACATATACGCCGATGTGCGAAGCTTGGGAAACCTTGCCGGGATGCTCTCCTCCAACCTCACTCTTGCAACCCATGCCACAGAGCCGGGTAGGACGCGCATCGCCGCATCAATTCCGCATGCGATCCGCTGCCGACCAGCTTCCCGCCTTGCATGAAGAGAACCTGGTCGGCGCCCTTGGCTGTCGCCAGGCGATGGGTGATCATGATGAGCGTCGTCGCGCTATTTGTCCTGCGCCGGAGCCTTGCGATCACATCTGCCTCGCTGCGCGGATCGAGTGCGGATGTGCTTTCATCCAGTATCAGGACCGGCACGTCGACCCCCGCCAACCGGGCAAGCTCCAGCTTCTGGATCTGGCCTCCCGACAGGCGCTCGCCCTGTTCTCCCAATTCCATATCGAAGTCGATCGGTCTTCCAGGCTCGTGGAAGCGCCAGACATGAAGCAGTTCCTCGACGTCGCTGATCTGCTGGTTCGCCGGGGGATAGAGGATGTTCTCCCGCAGCGACCGGTTGAACAGACCGATGAACTGCGGCGCATAAAGAATATGGCGATGACGTTTCCCCCAGGGGATCGTCGCCATATCAACCCCTGCAATCTCGACTTTTCCCGAAGCAGGTGCGAGCACGCCGGCCAGAATTTGTGCAAGCGTGGATTTGCCTGAACCATTCGGGCCAACAATCGCGACGAAGCGCCCTGATGCGATATGCAGCGAAATCCCGGCGAGAGCGGGCAGGCCATCACCATAGCTGAAGCTCACATTTTCGGCGGCGAGATCGGCGTCGGCAAAGCGGTCGGGCTGCCGGCAACCCGGCTCGCCATCGTCATGCGTTAATGCCAGCACGTCGCGGATGTTCGCGATCGCGACGCCCGCCTGCGCCAGGATGTAGCCCAGCGCGCTCAGCGGAACCGTCAGCCGAAAGGCGTAGGTTTGCAGCAGCACGAATTCGCCTGCCGTCATTCGGTCTTTGCCGACGTCCAGTCCGGCCAGCATCAGCAGGGCCACAAGCCCGGCGCCGACAATGCAGAATTGCAGCGACGCCATGACGGTCAGCGAACGGTACATGGCCACGCTGGCGTGCCGCCTGGCGCTCAATGTCCTGCCCACATAGAGGAGTTCACGATCGAGGGCGCCGTTGAGGATGACGCGGCGGGCATTGCGGACGATGTCGCCGATCGTGCGGGACACATGCGATGCAGCCGCATTGGTCGCATCGGCATGCACACGGTGGCGTGCCGCACCCATCCAGGTCGCCCCGAGGAATCCCAGAAGCGTAAGCCCAAGGATAAGGACATAGCGCGGTTCGATCAGGCTGGCGATCACCGCGAGACTGGCGAGAGCCTGCAGGAAGACGGGTCCCAGCCGCCAGATCAATCCTTCCACGACCAGCGTCAGGCTATAGGGCAATCGCTCCAGCATGCCAGGAACGCGTCCGCTCCGGCTGTCGCGCGCCGCGGTGATTTGAGGCAGGGCGGCGGCAAGCGCATGGGTGGCGAGGCGTCGGCCCAGTGCATCGACCATAATCGCGGTACAGGAAAGCCTGGCCGTTTCCAGGATGGAGGCACCCGCCCAGCATCCCACGAACAGCAGGATGTACAACAACAATTGCACAGGCGGTCCCACTGGTCCCGCCAGCGTGTCGATCAGCAGCTTGAGCGCATAGGGTCCGGCAACGCCCATCGCGATCACAAGGGCTTCAAGAGCAAAAGCCTCTATCAGGCTTCGCCTGGCGCCGAGGTCCGCCGACAGCATCAGCCGGATCAGCTGGACCAATATACCGAACGTCGTCACTGTATGGACCTCCTGGCGATCAATGGATGAGCCAGAAGGAGGATTTGGAACGCGGCCTCTATCCTAGCGTCAAATCCGGGCGTTGCGAAGCCGGGATCGCGAGACGCAAGGAAAGGGAAGGGAGGGGCGGGAATGTGACGGGAGACGTGGATCGTCCCGTCCTTCCTCACTCTCAAGGAGATGGTTCCCATGGCGACCCTTGCCCGCATGAACGAAGCGCCCCCTGTATCCGCCCCCTATCGCATCGATGTCTCGCGCGGCCGAATGAGCAGCCGCGTATCGTCGGAATGGTTTTCACGCCCCGACGATGAGAAGTATCTTTCGCTGACCAGCCTCTATGATGCTGTGCGCGGCCGCGCGGACCGGGCGACCACGCGCATCGTCGAAAGCCGCGCGATCCGGGTCGAGGCGAAAAGCGACAATCCCGAACGCCTGATGCTGATGGCGCCCGGCGATGATCGCCCGCTGGCGCCGACCAACTGGTCCTTCGGCCAGGTGGCGAGCCTGGTTGGAGCGCCGGCTTCCTATCTGCGCCAGCTTCCGGCCGCCCTTGCGGGCATCAACCTGCAGCACGGGCTCATGACCCACCGCGGGGAGCAGGTCAAACTGCTGCAGACGGACAATGGCAGGACCGAACTGCGGGCTGCAACCGGTTCCGAATATGGTCGCATTTTCGACTGGGAGCTGGTCCAGGCGGTGATGGCCTTCGCCGGTGATGGCGTCGGCGATACGCGATGGAAGGTCCCGGGTACCATCCAGTGGGGCAGTATGACCTACAACCCTCATGTGGATATCACCAGGGAGACGACGACACTTTACGCCTCGGACAGAGATATTTTCCTGTTCCTCGTCGATGATACCCATCCGATCGAGGCAGGAAAACTGCCAAATGGTGATCCAGACCTGTATTTCCGCGGCTTCTATGCCTGGAATAGCGAGGTCGGCTCGAAAACCCTCGGCATCGCAACCTTTTACCTCCGAGGCGTTTGCGCGAACAGATGCCTTTGGGGTGTCGAGAATTTCGAGGAGGTCAACATCCGCCACTCGAAATTCGCCGGCGCCCGTTTTGCTCATCAGGCGGCACCCGCACTCGAGCATTTTGCGAACTCCTCGCCGTCGCATTTCATCTCCGGCATCAAGGCGGCGCGCGAACGGATCGTCGCGCGCAAGGAGGAAGATCGCGAACCTTTCCTGCGCAGGCGCGGTTTCTCCAAAGCGGAAACCACAAAGATCATCCAGACCGTGCTTGCCGAGGAAGGCCGGCCGCCTGAATCCATCTATGATTTCGTGCAGGGCATAACCGCGCTTGCCCGGACAAAGCCCCATCAGGACAGCCGCCTCGAACTGGAAACCAAGGCCCGAAAGCTCCTCGAACAGGCGCTCTGACGTCCGACCTCCTTTCGCTTCTCCCCTTTCCGGTCCGGCATCCTGGTCCCGTGCCAGGATGCCCTTTCTCATGAAAGGATGCTCTCATGCGTCCCCACAAATCTGCTCCCTTCCAGGAGTTTACCGTCGACGTAGCCTTTTTCAGCGGGTCGGACCCTTTCGCCACCGAGACATATCGGATTCCGGCCGCGACATGGTTCAGTGCGCAGCAGCAGGCGCTGCATATGTCGGTGAACAGCGTCTACGACAATGCGCGCATTCCCGATCTGCGTCGCACTGCCACCGTCCGGCCCGCCTGACGCGGGTCTGCGATCACGCCGAAAAGCCAGCCACTGCGCCGTATCATGCGTCGCAGTGGCCGGTCCCGATCAGGGGAATCATCATGCAGGAACCCGACGATCGCATGTGGCGTGCGCTGCTCGATTTCCGCGCGCGCCATGGCAGGCGCTGGAAAGACGCGCTCAATCTCAAATGGATGAACGGCGACGACGAGCGTGAGCCAGATAGCGCATCGCTTCGTACGATCCGCAATCATTTCGGGCCATCCTGGTTCTGGAACCTGCCGAAGCTTCGCCTCGACGATGCGGCGCGGCGTCTCGCCAATCTGGAAAAGCTTCCAGACATGTGCGCCTGCCCACATCCGGACACCGGTAAGACTATCATCATCAAGCGCGGCGAGACCGGATATTGGCCGATGTCCTCGCTCATCGCCGTCGATGCGTTCAACGCCAGTTTCAACGTAACGCCCGCCGCGATCGCAGCCATGCAGGCCGGCGCCATGTTCGGATGGCATGTTGGGGCGGCCGATCCCGATCGCTATGACGCGGCCGGCCACAGCTGCCATGACTGAAGCCTCGACAGCCTTCGATCCCGCCGATGCGCGATGCTGGATCGCGCGGGGTCGCCCTGAGCATCATGCAGAGCAACTGGCTCGCGCCTGGGCTGACTTCCCGGATCTTCCAAATGAGGCGCCAGCGCAGGACCGGATGGCCCGCATTCGTGAACGGGTCGCAGCGCTCCGTCCTCTCAACGACGCCATCTACGAGGAGGGCGAACGCGAGAGGAAACGCCGGAATTTCGCCTTTATCGAGCGCCGTGTGGCCGCCGGCGGCGCCGACACGCGCGATCATGTCATCCTGCAGGCCCGGATCCGCCATGGATATGACTGGGACGATGCCGTTCAATATGGGGACGGCACTATTGCGGCACTTTCAGGCTGGGAGCCGCGCCGATCCTTCCATACCCCGAGTGGCGCGAACGCTGATCCTTTCGAGCGTGCCTACGCTCAGGGCTTTCGCGACGCGGGAGGCTGCTATGACGACCCGTTCGATGCGGCCAGGCGTGCCTATGCTGCTGCTGCCGCGATGCCATGTGAGGCACGAAGCGCCCCTGGCCAGCCGTTGTCCCGGCCGCTCCCAAGCAGTTGGCCTCTCCCCACGGACGCGCCGCGCCCCACGCGATGGTCGAGGCGCCTGCTGATCCTAGGCGAGGCCACCGCGGCGGACACCGGTCTTGACCTTCCCGCCATGCTCCAGTCCCGGCCAGGTCATCAGGCGATGACAGCCATTCTGGCTCTTCCCGGACAGGGATTTCGCCTATGGAATAGTGTCTGCAACGCCGAAACGGCGCGTGCGCTCAGCTCCTTGCCTGTCCTGCTCGCCGATATCGATCCTGATGATCTTCTGGTTGTCGCGCATGGCGCGGATCTCGACTGGATCGACCGTCACGCCGATTTGCTTCCGCTATGCCGCACCATGGAGAGAACACGAAACTCCGTGATCCAGCAACGCGGCCAGCTGCGCGTGTGGCTCGATCGAGGGTTGGATGCCGGCGAAACCAAGGCCGGCGGTCATATCTGCTGGACGAAGATCGCCCAGGGGCTCTCCGGCCGTCTTGGCGAATTCACGGCCCGTTATGCAGGGCGAGCTCGGCCGCGCGGCCACCACATCGTGGTCGAACTCAAAGACGGAACGTCCGCAACCGGCTTCATGACCCCGCAGGGCGAACCGCTCAGACCTGAAGCGATCATCTCCAACAAGGCGCATTTGCGCAAACATATGGCGGCAATGCTGCGCCGCTTCGCCTCAGCGGTCCCGCACTACTGACCTGTCCCGAACGAGGCGACGCCGGCTCGCATCAGGAAATTGGAAGCCCATCATGACCATCCTCACGACCAGCACGGCCGTCATTCAATCCAACATCGACAGGGCGGGCCAACATATTTTCGCAATCTTCCCCGACGCCGACACGGCGGGCTTCGCCTACACGATCGGCAACGCCCGCCTCGGCCTGCCCGAACTGCTGATCATCGGCAATTTCGCGCCGCACCTGATGGCATCGGTTCTCAACGAAGTCGGTCGGCGAATGCGTCAGGCGGACCAGGTGCCCGACAAGGATATCGATATCGGCGGCGCCTTCCCGATCCGTCCGCGCCTTGCCGGGGCGGCGGCGCGCAGCGCATTCACTATCCAGGTCGGGCGCTTTCTTGGCCATGAGGAATATGCCGTCGTCCAACTCCTTCTGCCCGATCCGATGGGCCTTTATCCGGGCGAGGCGAGGTGCGACCCTCGTTATGACGTGCCCCGCCCATGATGTCCTGCCCTTGAGGAACGCGGCCATGCGCCCGAACGCGAAAGGCCCAAATATGGAACCAGGCCAGCAAAACCGGTTGCCCCTGATCGTCAGGCAAGCCGGATATCCAGACATCATGGTGGAAACGCTCGCGGAAGCGTCGCGCCACTATTGCGAACGCCGCGATCAGACTGGTCTTGGCGCCAGTGCATTCCCGGAAGCCGAGCTCATCCGGGAGGGCATCGTCGTCGGCCGCATCAGCTACAATGGCCGTATCTGGAATCCCATCCCATGGCGACCGGGAGACAGGCCCATCTACGACAACGCAACTTGTCGCGGTGGCGAGCCAGAGAGCTGACATCCGTTTCAGCCAGATCGGGCCCCTTCTTCAAGGACATACAGACCGCCTTCACGACCGGGTTACGAAGCGAAGGGGGGAGGGGGCGTGCGTGAAACCGCGAGCAGTATTGCGCACGCATATGAAGGAAATGCCCGATGGATATGATCACCTGCAGGACCCGCATCAGCGGGCAGGCTCCGCTTTACAGCTATCGGGTCCTGGTCCCGCTGGACCAGCTTGCTCTCCACCGTCGGCACCATGTTGTCATTCTTCATGTCCCGACACCGGCGGGCCGGCAGCCCTGTACCCGGCTCGCCGACGTGCTGGCGCCAGGCCGCTGGTTCGAGCGCTATCTCGCCGTGCATTGCGGCCTGGCCGCGCGCCTCAACCTCGTGTCGCGCCGTGTCGAGGCCATCATCCTGCAGGCCATTTTCCCTGAAATGACCGCGCGTCTCGTTCCGCCGATGCTTCTGCTCGACCATGAGCCTGGCGAGGCCCGCCATCGCGTCTCCGGCATCGATTTCAATGCTGCCTTCGATAGCCTTGCACCCAGGATCGAAACGCTGATCGCCACCGATCTCGGCCTTTGTCGCAACAATCACCGCCGCGCAGCCTGAAGCAGGATTGAGCCCATGACCCGCTATGCCCCCTTTCATCTCGAAATCGCCGCCTGCCTATGGGAGGCGGTCCTGACTTTGCGTGATCGGCCTGCCGCCGAACCCGATGCGCTCGACCGCGCCCTGGCCATCCGCGGAACGTTCGACAGGCTTGGGGCTGAGACCCTGCGTCCCATCATACTCAGCTGGACCGCTACGGTCGAACGGGCATTGCAGGGCCTTGATGACGATTGCCCCTTCGGTCTCGACTGGGCCTATATCGGCCGATGGCTGGCCGAAAGCGTCGACTGGTCCCATCCGCACCACCCGGTCCTGCGTTCCGATGCGGCCGGACAGGACACTGAACAGGCTTGGCCGACCGGTATGGGGGAAGAGCCATCGCCGGGACCGACGGATATCGCCGGCCGCGACGATCACCTCGCTCTGCTGGCGCGGATACGCTCGGCCATCGAATATCCCGAGAACCTCGCACACTCTGCGCGCAGCGAACTGATCGCGGCAATCCACAGCGCCGAGGACCACATCGAACGATCGCCCTTGCCCTGGCCGGTCAAGCTTCATGCCGCCGCTATCGAGCACCGCTACGGCACCAATATTCATGCCGCGATCGATGAGTCATCTCTGGACGCGGAAATCGCCGCCTGGTGCCGCGAGTGGTGGAAAGAAACTGGCGACGAGCGCGATCCCGTCACGCTGGACGATGAAACCGTGATTGCCATCTATTTCGACGGGCACCCCTCGGACGGATGCGCCAAAGACCTACTCCAGGTCACGCCGCCGCTTTTCCACACAAGCCTCGCTCCGAAATCGGTGGAAACCGGACGCTATTGCGTGCTCTCGACCGCGCATCTGACGGTCCAGACCGCCGGCCTTCTCGATGGCTGGGCATCCTGGCCGCCGACCGAGCGGCCGATCGACATCGCCGCCTCCGTCTACGGCTGGTTCATTCCCACCCGTTCGCTCGACGAAGCGCGCCAGACGCAACTGCCGGCAGACCTGCTGCGCCTGATGGCGTTCGGCCGAAGCCGGAGCTTCCAGTTCCTTCTGCTCGATTGCGACGGTGACCGCTCGGATGATCTGCCTGTCCACGACTGGTGATCCTAAAATCGAAAGGAATCCCGATGATTGGAACGCTTGAACGCGCCGCGGTACCCTGCCGCTCGGCCAGCGTACGCACACCGCCGACACTTTCCGCCCTGCCGCTACAATCGGGCAAGCTTTATCTTCGGCTCTACCACGGCCGCGCCACGCCGGGCGAACAGATGGAGGACTGGGGCAGCGATGGCCCCGTGATCGGACCGCTGGCTTCGATCCACGTGACTTACATGTGCCAACTGAAATTCGCCGCAGCCCCGGACGTCATGGAACGCTTTTTCCCGGAGGTCATGGCGCAGTGGCGCGCGAGCGGCGTTAGCAACGGTCACGGACCGCTTTGCGACTGGCAATTCAACGTGATCGACGATCTCATTGAATATGGCGGCATACTATATGGGGATTGGTCGATTTTCCTCGCCGACGATCAGGCTGCGCGCTAACCTATTCTGGCCTCACCCGATCATGGGCTATCGGCCCCACGCTCCAGCAGCGACAACAACATCACATGGAGCGCATCTTCCGCGCGCTCCCGTCTTGTCACATCGCTCGAGGCCAGATCCTTTCTCATCCAGTCGGGCAATCGCCGCAGAAGATCGCGCAGTTTCGCATCGTTTGAATGGCTCATCCCTCTCTCTTTGCAGGACGGTCATCCTGGCGACAACCGTCTTGCCCACATCTCATCGGCAAACCGGGATGAAAGGGGAGGGGGCGGCGCAAGAGAGGCGGACAGAGGGTCCGTCGCCGAGACCGGAGATGATCATGCCTCTTCCCGCCACCATCCAGACGGCCGTCAGCCAGGACGCGATCCGCCGCGCATCGCGTCTCTTCTCGGGCGACAGCCGGGACTGCCTCCACGAAATGTGCCAGAATGCGAGGCGGGCCGGCGCCACGCGCATCGCCATCGATCTCACCCGGCAGGATGGCCGGTTCTGCCTGCACATCCGCGACGATGGTTGCGGCATCGACGATCCGGCTGCCCTGCTGCTGTTGGGGCATTCGGGCTGGGACCATGACATCGCGCGATCCGAAGATCCCGCCGGCATGGGCATGTTCAGCCTTGCCGGCCGCACCGTCGACATCCAGTCCTTCTCACCATCGGCCGGCACGGCATGGAAAGTGCGCATCCCGGCAGAGGCTTGGGACAGCGGCGCACCGCTAC harbors:
- a CDS encoding DUF4262 domain-containing protein codes for the protein MTILTTSTAVIQSNIDRAGQHIFAIFPDADTAGFAYTIGNARLGLPELLIIGNFAPHLMASVLNEVGRRMRQADQVPDKDIDIGGAFPIRPRLAGAAARSAFTIQVGRFLGHEEYAVVQLLLPDPMGLYPGEARCDPRYDVPRP
- a CDS encoding ABC transporter ATP-binding protein, whose translation is MTTFGILVQLIRLMLSADLGARRSLIEAFALEALVIAMGVAGPYALKLLIDTLAGPVGPPVQLLLYILLFVGCWAGASILETARLSCTAIMVDALGRRLATHALAAALPQITAARDSRSGRVPGMLERLPYSLTLVVEGLIWRLGPVFLQALASLAVIASLIEPRYVLILGLTLLGFLGATWMGAARHRVHADATNAAASHVSRTIGDIVRNARRVILNGALDRELLYVGRTLSARRHASVAMYRSLTVMASLQFCIVGAGLVALLMLAGLDVGKDRMTAGEFVLLQTYAFRLTVPLSALGYILAQAGVAIANIRDVLALTHDDGEPGCRQPDRFADADLAAENVSFSYGDGLPALAGISLHIASGRFVAIVGPNGSGKSTLAQILAGVLAPASGKVEIAGVDMATIPWGKRHRHILYAPQFIGLFNRSLRENILYPPANQQISDVEELLHVWRFHEPGRPIDFDMELGEQGERLSGGQIQKLELARLAGVDVPVLILDESTSALDPRSEADVIARLRRRTNSATTLIMITHRLATAKGADQVLFMQGGKLVGSGSHAELMRRCASYPALWHGLQE
- a CDS encoding DUF7221 family queuine tRNA-ribosyltransferase-like protein, encoding MAIEIMIGLPHLREGPILNRARAMQVPTLISANALSRWNRSKGWPEWQGWRMDLLKNADGLSNLSLDSAGFVALSQYRGYPWATEQYLDLAASYPFRWFASMDYCVEPEIAPDREEVRDRISRTIRVNRDCWRGAHDRGIAHRFMPVVQGRVAGDYEFCIDALGDIIDAVPLVGIGSMCRRSVGGSDGVIAIFEHLDRILGEGTMVHGFGIKGTALSKLRGLEHRIQTVDSQAFGIASRIEARQRGISKTDAFVADHMERWARRQYARSADAPTPIQGELPLGPDDCPPRDPWERAIAQARAEIRALIEEGQLSHNEISDAWVAQWAADLFQAEPLMSSASPQ
- a CDS encoding N-6 DNA methylase, whose product is MHEPYLKAMAALLRRSQPRHDLYTVFGHCMEAMALAIANSVDLRQREPREARYLDIVGHYRPDVLDLFPQVLAELVQALEAGPGDVLGALFHDLELHNKARGQFFTPYTLSRFMAKVTIGNPESVRSIIGDHGFVTAMEPACGAGSMVIALAEAMRDLGINYQRHLHVTAIDIDPRAIHMAYIQLSLLHVPAHLMVGNSLSGETAEHWYTPAHILGGWNARLACRRRHEPTGETHVHPVEAPPAPVPMRHTVPPFCEPRASTPAMPQQLTLF